One Leifsonia shinshuensis DNA window includes the following coding sequences:
- a CDS encoding glucosamine-6-phosphate deaminase, protein MRVVVLPTSAEVGEAAAAEIAAVVTERPDAVLGLATGDSPLGAYAALGRRVERDGLDLSRARGFALDEYVGLDPSDPQSYNAVIDRTVTTPLRMRAGAVRVPAGAAADLDAAADAYERAIEESGVDIQILGIGANGHIGFNEPGSAFTTRTRVVALSERTRLDNARFFATPSDVPTHALTQGLATIMRARRIVLVALGERKAEAVRAAVEGRPSAACPASVLQDHPDALLVVDEAAASRIAVSSSAVNRFPRLLARR, encoded by the coding sequence ATGCGTGTCGTCGTCCTGCCGACCTCCGCCGAGGTCGGCGAGGCAGCGGCGGCGGAGATCGCCGCGGTCGTGACCGAGCGCCCGGACGCGGTGCTCGGGCTCGCCACCGGCGATTCGCCGCTCGGCGCCTACGCGGCGCTCGGCCGCCGCGTCGAGCGCGACGGGCTCGACCTCTCGCGGGCCCGCGGCTTCGCCCTGGACGAGTACGTCGGGCTGGACCCGTCCGATCCGCAGAGCTACAACGCAGTCATCGACCGCACGGTCACGACGCCGCTGCGGATGCGCGCGGGCGCCGTGCGCGTTCCGGCCGGCGCGGCAGCCGACCTCGACGCGGCCGCGGACGCGTACGAGCGCGCCATCGAGGAGTCCGGAGTGGACATCCAGATCCTCGGCATCGGCGCGAACGGGCACATCGGCTTCAACGAGCCGGGATCCGCGTTCACGACGCGCACGCGGGTCGTCGCGCTCAGCGAGCGGACCAGACTCGACAACGCCCGGTTCTTCGCGACGCCCTCCGATGTGCCGACGCACGCCCTGACGCAGGGACTCGCCACGATCATGCGGGCACGCCGGATCGTCCTCGTCGCGCTCGGGGAGCGGAAGGCGGAGGCGGTCCGCGCCGCCGTCGAGGGGCGCCCGTCCGCGGCCTGCCCGGCCTCCGTGCTGCAGGACCACCCGGACGCCCTGCTGGTCGTGGACGAGGCCGCCGCGTCGCGGATAGCGGTCAGCTCCTCCGCTGTCAACCGCTTCCCGCGCTTGCTCGCCCGCAGGTAG
- the glgX gene encoding glycogen debranching protein GlgX, producing the protein MSGDGSAPYPLGITLVEGGANVAVYSENADTVYVSRFDARGRETRTELPNRTGHVFHGFVAGLVPGTRYGIRVAGPWDPANGLRFSPAKVLLPTRARAVSGSWDNSQAVFGHQLGRPKRRSDTNGKGHVALGVVVDPQEFDWGDHERPHTPLSETIIYETHVKGFTKLMEWVPEEFRGTYAGLAHPAAVEYLKNLGVTAVELMPVHQFVQDPHLQEKGLRNYWGYNSIGFFAPHNEYAATGDTGHQVDEFKGMVKALHAAGLEVILDVVYNHTAEGNDLGPTYSFKGIDNPSYYRLVEGDRAHYFDTTGTGNSVNVSHPAALQLIMDSLRYWVEDYHIDGFRFDLATTLTRQGGDASLHSAFLTLIQQDPVLARVKMIAEPWDTAGYQLGGFPADWSEWNGKFRDDVRDFWRGTPGVLGTLSQRVLGSPDIYEDSRRAPLSSVNFVTAHDGFTLADLTSYDEKHNEANGEDNRDGESDNRSRNYGAEGPTDDEAIVAVRIRQRKNLLATVLLSAGVPMILGGDEIGRTQQGNNNAYCQDNEISWYDWANADWELHEFTAALIRLRRTEPALRPEWYRHAPDAGSRDTVRIVRADGEQFTDDDWGDPEARSIAFVLMHEGADSFLLLLNAAANGVEFVLPDPPGAHWELESSSDPELALNDGESVIVGETSFALFRSAAEG; encoded by the coding sequence GTGAGCGGCGACGGCTCCGCGCCCTATCCGCTCGGCATCACGCTCGTCGAGGGCGGCGCGAACGTCGCCGTCTACAGCGAGAACGCGGACACCGTGTACGTCTCGCGCTTCGACGCGCGCGGGCGGGAGACGCGGACCGAGCTGCCCAACCGGACCGGGCACGTGTTCCACGGCTTCGTCGCCGGGCTCGTCCCGGGCACCCGCTACGGCATCCGGGTCGCGGGACCGTGGGATCCCGCCAACGGCCTCCGGTTCTCGCCCGCGAAGGTCCTCCTCCCCACGCGTGCCCGCGCGGTCAGCGGCTCGTGGGACAACTCGCAGGCCGTGTTCGGCCACCAGCTCGGCCGGCCGAAGCGGCGCAGCGACACCAACGGCAAGGGCCACGTCGCGCTCGGGGTCGTCGTCGACCCGCAGGAGTTCGACTGGGGCGACCACGAGCGGCCGCACACGCCGCTCAGCGAGACCATCATCTACGAGACCCACGTGAAGGGCTTCACCAAGCTCATGGAGTGGGTGCCGGAGGAGTTCCGCGGCACCTACGCCGGCCTCGCCCATCCGGCGGCCGTCGAGTACCTGAAGAATCTCGGCGTCACCGCGGTGGAGCTGATGCCGGTGCACCAGTTCGTGCAGGACCCGCACCTGCAGGAGAAGGGCCTCCGCAACTACTGGGGCTACAACTCCATCGGCTTCTTCGCTCCGCACAACGAGTACGCCGCGACCGGCGACACCGGGCACCAGGTGGACGAGTTCAAGGGGATGGTCAAGGCGCTGCACGCGGCCGGCCTGGAGGTCATCCTCGACGTCGTCTACAACCACACCGCGGAGGGCAACGACCTCGGCCCGACGTACAGCTTCAAGGGCATCGACAACCCCTCCTACTACCGGCTCGTGGAGGGCGATCGCGCGCACTACTTCGACACCACCGGCACCGGGAACAGCGTCAACGTCAGCCATCCCGCCGCCCTCCAGCTGATCATGGACTCCCTCCGCTACTGGGTGGAGGACTACCACATCGACGGATTCCGGTTCGATCTGGCCACCACGCTCACCCGGCAGGGCGGCGACGCCAGTCTGCACAGCGCTTTCCTCACGCTCATCCAGCAGGACCCGGTCCTTGCACGGGTGAAGATGATCGCCGAGCCGTGGGACACCGCCGGGTATCAGCTCGGCGGCTTCCCGGCCGACTGGTCGGAGTGGAACGGGAAGTTCCGCGACGACGTGCGCGACTTCTGGCGCGGCACCCCCGGCGTGCTCGGGACGCTCTCGCAGCGGGTGCTGGGCAGCCCGGACATCTACGAGGACTCCCGCCGCGCGCCGCTCTCGAGCGTCAACTTCGTGACGGCCCACGACGGCTTCACCCTCGCCGACCTCACCAGCTACGACGAGAAGCACAACGAGGCGAACGGGGAGGACAACCGCGACGGGGAGTCCGACAACCGCTCCCGCAACTACGGCGCCGAGGGCCCCACCGACGACGAGGCGATCGTCGCCGTCCGCATCCGGCAGCGCAAGAACCTCCTCGCGACCGTCCTGCTGTCGGCCGGCGTCCCGATGATCCTCGGCGGCGACGAGATCGGCCGCACCCAGCAGGGCAACAACAACGCCTACTGCCAGGACAACGAGATCTCCTGGTACGACTGGGCGAACGCCGACTGGGAACTGCACGAGTTCACGGCGGCGCTCATCCGCCTGCGCCGCACCGAGCCCGCCCTCCGGCCCGAGTGGTACCGGCACGCGCCCGACGCGGGCAGCCGCGACACCGTGCGCATCGTCCGCGCCGACGGGGAGCAGTTCACCGACGACGACTGGGGCGACCCGGAGGCGCGGTCGATCGCGTTCGTGCTCATGCACGAGGGCGCCGACTCGTTCCTGCTGCTGCTCAACGCGGCCGCGAACGGTGTGGAGTTCGTGCTGCCCGACCCGCCGGGCGCGCACTGGGAGCTGGAGTCGTCGAGCGACCCCGAGCTCGCCCTCAACGACGGCGAGAGCGTGATCGTCGGCGAGACCTCCTTCGCCCTGTTCCGCTCGGCGGCCGAAGGATGA
- a CDS encoding serine/threonine-protein kinase, with amino-acid sequence MSEQQIPALLGRYRPQTLIGRGGEAVVFRATDEILDREVAIKLYRSATEEQMAQYRTEQTALARLSHHGIVSLIDAGIDYSAPKDPRPFLVMELVTGSDLASTLRERSLNTEEIAEIAYDVAEALEYVHANGVVHRDIKPSNVMLVTYGTTTFRARARLTDFGIAGGILASPETEEEGKTTTGTAAYLSPEQASLRAATPASDVYSLGLVLLECFTGTVTYPGGAVESALARLKNDPPVPDDLPDDWTRLLRAMTARDPAERPSAAELAVAFREAIFAAAPVGARS; translated from the coding sequence ATGAGCGAACAGCAGATCCCGGCCCTGCTCGGCCGCTACCGCCCGCAGACCCTCATCGGCCGCGGAGGCGAGGCGGTCGTCTTCCGCGCGACGGACGAGATCCTCGACCGCGAGGTCGCCATCAAGCTGTACCGGTCGGCGACCGAGGAGCAGATGGCGCAGTACCGCACCGAGCAGACGGCGCTTGCGCGGCTCAGCCACCACGGCATCGTGTCGCTCATCGACGCCGGGATCGACTACTCGGCGCCGAAGGATCCGCGGCCGTTCCTGGTGATGGAGCTGGTGACCGGCAGCGACCTGGCCTCCACGCTCCGCGAGCGGTCGCTGAACACGGAGGAGATCGCGGAGATCGCCTACGACGTCGCGGAGGCCCTGGAGTACGTGCACGCGAACGGGGTCGTGCACCGCGACATCAAGCCGTCGAACGTGATGCTCGTGACCTACGGCACGACGACGTTCCGCGCCCGCGCGCGGCTGACGGACTTCGGGATCGCCGGCGGCATCCTCGCCTCGCCGGAGACGGAGGAGGAGGGCAAGACCACGACGGGGACGGCCGCCTACCTCAGCCCCGAGCAGGCCTCGCTCCGGGCCGCGACCCCCGCCAGCGACGTCTACTCGCTCGGGCTGGTGCTGCTGGAGTGCTTCACCGGGACCGTGACCTACCCGGGAGGAGCGGTGGAGTCCGCACTCGCTCGGCTGAAGAACGATCCCCCGGTGCCGGACGACCTCCCGGACGACTGGACCCGGCTGCTGCGGGCCATGACGGCACGCGATCCGGCCGAACGGCCGTCGGCGGCCGAGCTGGCCGTGGCGTTCCGGGAGGCGATCTTCGCGGCGGCGCCGGTGGGCGCCCGGTCCTGA
- a CDS encoding carbon-nitrogen hydrolase family protein → MRLALAQLASDDDVAGNLRAVRDAVARAADQGADLVLLPEYAMYEKKMVDATFAGAAEPLDGRFGTAVAELAASRGVAIVAGLVEQSADHAEPRPFNTLAAFGADGSLLARYRKIHLFDSFGFRESEWIAPAPEPEPVVFEAAGMTVGLMTCYDLRFPELGRALADAGAELIAVCSSWVPGPSKVDQWRTLARARAIENGCYAAAVSQAEPISVGHSLLADPHGDVLVEAGGAPETMLAEAEPEAVESARERDPALRLRRL, encoded by the coding sequence GTGCGGCTCGCCCTCGCCCAGCTCGCGTCGGACGACGACGTCGCAGGCAACCTCCGGGCTGTCCGCGACGCCGTCGCGCGCGCGGCGGACCAGGGCGCCGACCTGGTGCTGCTGCCCGAGTACGCGATGTACGAGAAGAAGATGGTGGACGCCACGTTCGCGGGCGCCGCCGAGCCGCTGGACGGCCGGTTCGGGACCGCGGTCGCCGAGCTGGCGGCCTCCCGTGGTGTGGCGATCGTGGCGGGCCTCGTCGAGCAGTCCGCCGACCATGCCGAGCCGCGACCGTTCAACACGCTCGCCGCGTTCGGCGCGGACGGGTCCCTGCTCGCCCGGTACCGCAAGATCCATCTCTTCGACTCGTTCGGGTTCCGCGAGTCCGAGTGGATCGCGCCCGCGCCGGAGCCCGAGCCCGTGGTGTTCGAGGCCGCCGGGATGACGGTCGGGCTGATGACCTGCTACGACTTGCGCTTCCCGGAGCTCGGCCGCGCGCTCGCAGACGCGGGCGCCGAGCTGATCGCCGTGTGCTCGTCCTGGGTGCCTGGGCCGTCCAAGGTCGACCAGTGGCGGACGCTCGCCCGGGCCCGCGCGATCGAGAACGGCTGCTACGCCGCAGCGGTGTCGCAGGCCGAGCCGATCTCGGTGGGGCACAGCCTGCTCGCGGACCCGCACGGGGACGTGCTGGTGGAGGCCGGGGGCGCACCGGAGACGATGCTGGCGGAGGCGGAGCCCGAGGCGGTCGAGTCCGCCAGGGAGCGGGATCCGGCGCTGCGGTTGCGGCGGCTCTGA